A window from Populus trichocarpa isolate Nisqually-1 chromosome 3, P.trichocarpa_v4.1, whole genome shotgun sequence encodes these proteins:
- the LOC7479232 gene encoding AT-hook motif nuclear-localized protein 1-like, whose product METTVSSNSGGAGVTVVASDAPSNYQIAPRSDSNPNSTPGSAPPAPPQAPPQAPPPHPSPAAATMPLKKKRGRPRKYGPDGSVTMALSPKPISSAAPAPSPPVIDFSVVKQKKIKPVSKAKFELENLGEWVACSVGANFTPHIITVNAGEDVTMKIISFSQQGPRAICVLSANGVISSVTLRQPDSSGGTLTYEGRFEILSLSGSFMPTETGGTRSRSGGMSVSLASPDGRVVGGGVAGLLVAASPVQVVVGSFLAGNQHEQKPKKQKHDSLSGVMPTAAIPISIADPKSNFSSPSFRGDSWSPLPPESRNKPADINLTLPAG is encoded by the exons ATGGAAACAACTGTGAGTAGTAACAGTGGTGGCGCGGGGGTAACAGTGGTGGCATCCGATGCTCCTTCAAATTACCAAATCGCTCCTAGGTCCGACAGCAACCCGAATTCAACACCTGGATCTGCGCCACCTGCTCCGCCGCAAGCTCCGCCGCAAGCTCCACCTCCCCACCCGTCGCCCGCGGCGGCGACTATGccattgaagaagaagagagggaggCCTAGAAAGTATGGTCCAGACGGGAGTGTCACCATGGCTTTGTCTCCGAAGCCGATTTCGTCGGCGGCTCCAGCACCATCTCCTCCGGTGATTGATTTCTCAGTTgtgaagcaaaagaaaataaagccaGTGAGCAAGGCCAAGTTTGAGCTGGAGAATTTAG GTGAATGGGTTGCATGCTCTGTAGGTGCAAATTTTACTCCCCATATCATCACAGTCAATGCGGGCGAG GATGTCACAATGAAAATCATATCATTTTCCCAACAAGGTCCTCGAGCTATATGCGTGCTCTCAGCTAATGGTGTGATCTCCAGCGTTACACTTCGTCAGCCTGACTCTTCAGGGGGTACACTAACATACGAG GGTCGCTTTGAGATATTGTCTTTATCTGGTTCATTTATGCCCACTGAAACTGGAGGAACAAGAAGCAGATCTGGTGGGATGAGTGTTTCATTAGCAAGTCCTGATGGAAGAGTTGTGGGTGGTGGAGTTGCTGGTCTGCTGGTAGCTGCAAGCCCCGTACAG GTTGTAGTAGGTAGTTTTCTGGCTGGGAACCAGCATGAGCAGAAGCCAAAGAAACAGAAGCATGATTCGTTATCAGGTGTCATGCCGACTGCTGCCATTCCTATTTCTATTGCTGATCCTAAATCCAACTTCTCATCTCCCTCATTTCGAGGAGATAGTTGGTCTCCTTTGCCTCCGGAATCAAGGAATAAGCCGGCTGACATTAACTTAACTTTGCCAGCAGGGTAA
- the LOC7465811 gene encoding protein cornichon homolog 4, with amino-acid sequence MGDLFVWLISFFILISLIVIVIFQLMALADLEFDYINPYDSSSRINKVILPEYITEGVLCLFFLVTGHWCMSLLCVPYLYYNARLYTRRQHLVDVTEIFNMLNWEKKQRLFKLGYLIVLLFLSIFWMILTALEDSDYD; translated from the exons ATGGGAGATCTCTTTGTATGGTTGATATCCTTCTTCATCCTTATTTCCTTAATTGTTATCGTCATCTTTCAG CTGATGGCCTTGGCGGATCTGGAGTTTGATTACATCAATCCTTACGATTCCTCATCTAGGATAAATAAAGTGATTTTGCCAGAGTATATAACAGAAGGGGTtttgtgcttattttttcttgttacagGGCACTGGTGTATGTCACTTTTGTGTGTTCCATACCTTTATTACAACGCGAGGCT tTACACACGAAGACAGCATCTGGTAGATGTGACCGAGATATTCAACATGCTCAATTGGGAAAAGAAACAACGACTTTTCAAACTAGGCTATCTCATTGTTCTCCTGTTTCTTTCGATTTTCTG GATGATTTTGACCGCCTTGGAAGACAGTGATTATGATTAG
- the LOC18097026 gene encoding uncharacterized protein At4g22758 produces the protein MTSRSPFTFRHVIESRHRRSTSERSLETFPPERYSGLVRRRGGLISVPRNLISAKQKNESSSKRVLTKLLLNVNIERSLGPVHVILSPENTVKDLVKSAIDIYVKERRRPLLEQIDPDRFELHYSQFSLESLKPDEKLINLGSRNFFLCSKPSNAVNSSCTEGTKMAIKYPFPLTKLMDFLL, from the exons ATGACTTCCCGTTCTCCATTCACCTTTCGCCACGTCATCGAAAGCAGGCACCGTCGTTCCACCTCCGAGAGGTCGTTGGAGACCTTCCCACCGGAGAGATACTCGGGCCTTGTACGGCGTCGAGGAGGGTTGATATCGGTTCCCAGAAATCTTATCTCGGCGAAGCAGAAAAATGAGTCATCGTCAAAGAGAGTGCTGACGAAGTTGCTGCTGAATGTAAATATAGAAAGGAGTTTAGGGCCTGTTCATGTTATTTTGTCACCAGAGAATACAGTGAAGGATTTGGTAAAGTCAGCGATTGATATTTACGTAAAGGAAAGGAGAAGGCCACTCTTAGAGCAGATTGACCCCGATCGGTTTGAGCTCCATTACTCACAGTTTAGCTTGGAAA GTTTGAAGCCAGATGAGAAGTTGATAAACTTGGGGTCTAGAAATTTCTTCTTGTGCTCGAAGCCTTCAAACGCAGTCAATTCTTCTTGCACAGAGGGAACAAAGATGGCAATTAAATACCCATTTCCATTGACAAAGTTGATGGATTTCTTGCTATAA